The segment GAAGCTCTTCCACAGCAGCCCCACTATCTGAGGGGGGGACCCGCCACTCTCCGTAGAGCGTGTTCCCCCTCAACAAAAGGTCTAAGCCCCTGTTCAGAATGCTGGGGACGTGAGTCGCCCATAATGACAGAAAATGCTGTCTGCTCCATACCAACAGCTTGTGAGCTATAGCATGAAGCTTGGAGAAGCGCATCCCCCTTGATGGTTGTTATGTGATACAGATGTCGTACTGCCGCAGCGCACCAGCACATGACAAGCGGGGTAGGAAATGACTCAGAGCCTTCCACACAGTAGGGAGTTTTAAAAAGAAGTTTATATGGGCTGAGTAAAGTGTGTTTGGCCACACACCATTCACCGATCTACCTTCCTGTGTGGCTCCCCACCCTGTTAAGGAGGCATCTGTCGTTACCACTTTCCGGAACATGATCAGTGGTCCCATGAGCGTAAAACTCTGCGCCTCTTGTGCACGTGCACATCACCGTGACATAGCGCCAAAGATCACGCGATGGGCTGAGATGAACAGATAAGGTCCACTTCAGGAAAGCTCTCATTCTTAGAAGGcctagagcagtggtccccaacccccaggtCGCGGACCGGCACCAGTCCATGGGTGAAAGATTAGAAAgattaatttacattatttctattttatttattatctgattttgaacaatgttttattttggaaaattaccggattctcttcACCACATCTTTATATGACTCACTCTTAATGCTTGTCATGATGCTTGCCTTCTTAAATGGGCTCCGACTGGTAACACAATACATTACTGTttaattgaaacccccaagcaggcaaaatgaacaaaaaacaacacagtggattcacgattattataataacaaatgcAGGAAGAaacaacaccatcatcatccatgCAATGAGCAGATTGTAAGTGAACTTCAGCTTTGGGCAGCTTTTAACCTGCTTTGATTATGGTTTAATTTGCAGCTTCCAAAGAAAAGCACAGGTAGAGCTGATCGCATTTCCGCTGTTTTTATACTAAAAACACAGTCAATTATAAGGAACAGATGACTGTGGAAAAAGTTTTTACATTGGAAGATAATCCACCTTTCATAGTAAATGTTAAGGCTgtaaattttgtttttaaataacatatTCAGagcatttaagtacattttatatattttatatatattttttaaacagtggtTTGCTAATAACTCTGCTCCTGTTATTCAATACCATGCCTAATCTTGTGTGTCAGAGAAAATGTTGAGAAAACAATGATTTTTAACATAGAGTTTATACATTATGAATTATATCTTCATAAATCTGCATTAGAACAATGGCCACTGttcaaacactacacaaataatacattaaactaaaaaaacagaACCACACGCTCTTATCAATCTCATCAGTCGATATCATACAGcactcagtgtgtgttcagtcgTATATAAGATGTTGAATATTTGAGGGGAATGCTCAGGCAGGTGTCTCCATGTGTCAGCAGAGCAGAAGATCTCACTGAGGCTTGATCCTGCACAGCATCAGCAATACAAGCTcgaaaaaacatttacatttctaataACATAGAAAAGAGTGTGTTCTGTTGAAGAGCAGTGAGTcatgcttcacacacacacacacacacacacacacacacacacacacacacacacacacacactcctgaataAGCTCTAAACAGGTGGTAAGGAGTTTTTAGAGAAACTACAGCAGTGAGTGTGGTGGAGGTTGGGAATCAGTACGCTGCATTTACGGCTATGGTTTCTGTGACTTGACGAAATCTGTCTACGGTTTACcagcacaaacaaaacaaacactatgAAGGCTGCTGTTCATGAGGCTTTTACTAAAAACATTGAAAGACATGTTGCTGGTGCACACTGACACAATGAACAACGATGAACCTGAAAGTCATTTATCTATAATGTCATCATTATTAAACCTGCTGTTCATCTACTTACTGATTAATGGGGAATGAACCCTCACCTGATCTTTGGCTGAAGAGAGTGATGCAGCAGCGCTTTAGTCTGTTCATCTGTGCTGCTCTTCATACTGTCAATGCCATCGTTCTTATCATGTTGTAACTCAGTGTCATCAAGCTGCACTGCAATTCTTTACCAGCAGAGAGCGCTCCAAGAGGAAATAATGAGACCTTGTATCCTTTTTCCTCATGACATCAGAGACACACATCCTCTCACAACTTCTCATTTAATGTCGATCAGGGttgatttttcaaaaaaatttcGCCGTCTGGTTTTGGTAAAATTATTTTGCCTGAGAGTGCACAGGAGCCTCTAAACACTATTTAATCTCTAATTAATCTCTGATCAATGTTTGTTGTGTAAAATCCCACTTCACTGAGTTGCTTCACTTCCTgctataaaaacattaaaacataaagTACTAGAAGTGAGTTGGAGCAGCTGTAGTCGGGTCGCGTCGCCTCGCAAAGCTGGTAAAAAGTGCGGTCTTAATCATTATGGATTCTTTTGCAGCTACAAGCAGTATACATTTCAGACTTGTGAAGAAAAAGCAGCACGGAAATGTGTCAAGCTTGTTAGCAAAACAGACATTTTGTAGACATTGCGTAAGAACATCTGCCATCCTCTGAAGTTCTTGTCTGCAGAAAAGTGCTGATTTTCAAGCAGAGTACAGGAATTTATCTGTTGTGCTTAAAGTCCCTGAAAAAGTTCCTACAGTGCAAGCAAACCGCTTTAAAAAATGGGTTAGTCTTAACACTCTGTCCTGGTCATTAACACTGTGTCCTGCTAATAAACACTGTGTCCTGCTGATTTACACTGTGTCCTGCTAATCAACACTCTGTCCTGGTCATTAACACCGTGTCCTGCTAATAAACATGGTGTCCTGGTcatttacactgtgttctggtGATTAACACTCTGTACTGGTGATTTACACTGTGTCCTGGTGATTTACACTGTGTCCTAGTCATTAACACTGTGCCCTGGTGATTTACACTGTGTCCTGGTGATTAACACTGTGTCCTAGTCATTAACACTGTGTCCTGGTGATTTACACTCTGTCCTGGTGATTAACACTGTGCCCTGGTGATTTACACTGTGTCCTGGTGATTAACACTGTGTCCTAGTCATTAACACTGTGTCCTGGTGATTTACACTCTGTCCTGGTGATTAACACTGTGCCCTGGTGATTTACACGGTGTCCTGGTGATTAACACTGTGCCCTGGTGATTAACACTGTGTCCTGGTGATTTACACTCTGTCCTGGTGATTAACACTCTGTCCTAGTCATTTACACTGTGTCCTGGTGATTTACACTCTGTCCTGGTGATTTACACTCTGTCCTGGTGATTAACACTGTGTCCTGGTGATTAACACTGTCCTGGTGATTTACACTGTGTCCTGGTGATTTACACTCTGTCCTGGTGATTTACACTGTGTCCTGGTGATTAACACTCTGTCCTAGTCATTTACACTGTGTCCTGGTGATTTACACTCTGTCCTGGTGATTAACACTCTGTCCTAGTCATTTACACTGTGTCCTGGTGATTTACACTCTGTCCTAGTGATTTACACTGTGTCCTGGTgatttacactgtgttctggtGATTTACACTGTGTCCTGGTGATTAACACTCTGTCCTGGTGATTAACACTGTGTTCTGGTGATTAACACTGTGTCCTGGTgatttacactgtgttctggtGATTTACACTGTGTCCTGGTGATTAACACTCTGTCCTGGTGATTTACACTCTGTCCTGGTgatttacactgtgttctggtgatttacactgtgttctggtgatttacactgtgttctggtAATTAACACTCTGTCCTGGTGATTAACACTGTGGCTCATTGTTAGACTGGTTGATGGTGAGCTCTGCGAATGAACTCGTGGGTGGTTCGTCTGGACTCTCAAGCTCTGGAGGTTCGCTCTCAGGCAGTGCAGGAGGTTGGTTGTCGGAAGCTGAGTGATTCTGGACCTCTGCTGTGGGAGGGGTTACTTCTGGATCCTCATTATTGTTTGGGGAGCAAAGCTGTTCATCTGTCCCCCCTCGTTCCTCCTCCGGTTCTGAGTCAGAGTCCAGACTGTGCTCCAGGGACCCCAGGGTGCCTATAGAGCCTTCTAATGGAAAGAGGGAGGAAAAACACCTCAGTAGAGGAACATGAGTATTTGGAATAATGTGAAATTCAGTAGTCCTAAAATACCACACCTCTTCCCTCATTTATCTTGTCTGCCTCAGCTCCTTCATGTTCTTCGGTTCGAtctgcttcatcatcatttGTACCTGAGTCCTCCCCATCAACACTGCTCTGCTGCACAGGAACATTACAAAACCTCATGTTAGTTTTAACTGAAGGTCAGTGGGGCTTTAATCTTTGGTTTATTTTAGAGGTGCAAATCAGGAGAAATGCATCAATCATCTATAAACTGAGACGCAAAACCaaatctttacacagaaactgaaaCCACACTAGTAGACCTCCAGAACAAGTACTTAATTCTGAACAAGCTTTTCTATTCTATAGTAGTCATAATAAATACTTTACTTtagcttattttatattttaactttatacaataccacttttttatttattttagttagaTATGTGACTGCAGATTAGTTAAATATGTGACTGGGGTGTCTACACACCTGCTGCAGGGGTGAGGAGCAGACCATACTGATACCGCCTGGGCGATTAGACTCAGAGGGGAAGATAGTGGGGTAAAACACAATGAGTGTCTCCACGATGCGAGCCTGATAGGGGTAATCCACCAGGGAAGACAGGGAcactgtggcccctgagggccgGGGCCTCATCAGTGAAGGCCCAAACACAATGCCCAAGTTACTGGGGCTCATCTTATTGTCCTCTTCCAGCTCAGCAATCCTACAGAGTAAagcatatcatttaaaaaaatgtaaaaacaaaagtaaaccaTTAACGTTTTAGAGGATTTAGTGAGCAGTACCTGCGGAGATGGCGTGCGATGTAGCGCAGCATGGTCATGTTCACCTTGGGCAGCTCACTGAGAAGCTCCTTCAGTCTGTGCACCAGGTTTAGGAGTTCAGGGTTTGTCTCTGCACCCAGATCAACCAGATCAGGCCCTTTCCCAGGCTCAGCCCCCTCAGGTCCCACCAGGGTCAGGGTTTCCTTCGCAAGGCCCATCAGACTGTTATAGAGGCGGAACGGCATGATGGGCTCTGGAAGCTGGACGTACAATAAGAAAATTCCAGTTTGAATATAAAATTCtatgaaatataataattattttaatttatatttttaaatgatatgtTCTGATCTTTGCCTTAAATAAAACACCAGTCATATGTAGTACAGTTTGTCCAGTATGTGACAGTATTTAtgtcattacattttaaatgtaaggtCTTTATTATGAAGCTGAATAAATCATCAGCTTACACGACACCCTTCGTTCACTCACATCTGGATCTAACAGTGTAATAAAAGATAACTAAAATCACCTGTCTCAGGTAGAGCTTGAGAACATTGCTGATGTCATGTGGAGAGGATTGTGACAACTCCACGAGCTCTTTTCCATTTTCAAATGCCTGACACAATTTCTCCACCCTGGTTTTTACCCGTTCACCCGGTAGATGCCCTTAGGGAAAAAATAGAAAGGTTGTTGAAGTGGAGATCAATCAGGACACTTCTGTAGCCCTCATTTAAACTATAACAAAAGCCCCATCACAGGCATgtttaagttcaagtttatgTCCATAGGGCTTTTCACAGtagaaattgtctcaaagcggcTTTACAGAACTGAAGAATTAAAGTGCATTTATCCCTTCTGCATGTGGCCTCACCTTCATCCTAAGCGCTCTTCTCTCAATCTCACACGTGCACTTTTTGATGATGAACGGAATCCCATCAGAACTGCTGCAGGACAAATGGGAAAATTCCTGTCCAAAGAGCTGGAGGCGGCCCTGCAGCTTCTTATGTCCACACTGGATGGCCAGAGTCTCCAAACAGCGTTTATGACAAGCCAAGAAACACTgcaacatttcagaaaaagaaaaagaacagatttttttttacaagtctCCATTAACTGCAGACTCTGAGATTTCTTATTAccaatatatttaaacataactTATTTTGATATGGAAACATCTTCACTTTCAAAGTAATGAGCACTGATGCAGCCACACATGCTGTACCTAGGAACATCTGCTCAGGCTAGAAACGTTGTACTCACCTCCTCACATTCTGCCCCCTGGAAGTACACATAGCTGTCACACTGCCGGCATTTTGCTGGAGAGCGCAGTTTGCGCAGGCGGTGAGTCTGCGCAGCTTTGGATAAACCCACGCTCTTAAATGGTCCTGTTGGCACAACGATTTCAGGCTCGATGCCATTAATATCTATAAGGAAAATGGACAGGTGGTAAGGAAGTATACTGTGGATACAACTCATACCAAACACTCATCTGACACAGACTCTCTGACTTAATAATCAGTCAGGAATCCCTCTATAAAAAACCCATGTGTATATTACAGTTCTCATGCTATTGATTCTTACTGGAGGATTCAAAGTTCACCATAGCCCCATCTTTTTCATCTGCATCCTCATTTGATGACATGGTTCCTGTGGATGATGTTCGAGCTATTTTGCTGATGTCACCTACAATGTGATCATGAAAACACAATCAGTCTCAAAACTTAGTAAACAAAAGCAGTGTGTTTCAAAAAGTGTCAAAAATCAGAAACAAGTGTGTACCTGCGCTGTTTGTGGGAGATCCGAGGTCATTTCCTCCCAACACAATGTCTGTATCACTCACAGTAGAGCCCCAGGATTTGTGAGTCATGTGACCTCGTGCTGGGGAAGTGAACAATTATAACAGATCATaaattatgtgtatataaagtgaGATCATTTTAGTTGAGTGATTTCAGGGACTGCACATGGTTCTGTAATTGATGTCTGTGTCTGAATAAAgtgttcatattttataatcttATAATCCAGTATAAATCATCCAAACTTATTTTGAACACTCTGTTGAACAATAAAATAGACCACGTGTTTATAAAGCGCAAGAATTTAACTAGAATGTGAATCTGATATGACGTGTTTGCTGAAGACCACTGCATCAGATTCACTTCGTTATAGAAACAGAATCAGTGGTGAAGGTTGAGGAGTAACACTATTTTGTGttcactaataaataaaaatagtcatGGCACATTTTCACCCTGAGGATGGACAGACACTATAACCAGTAACATCCACACTATATTTGATCTTTaacatttctttgtttattatgtgtatgtaagacacagtgaaatgaataaTCCAGGAAGAACACTTCCTTAATATCTCTACATACCTTTGCTCTGCTCGTCTTTCTGAGCAGTGGCAGGATCGGCCGTTTCTCCGGCTGTGACCGTCCCTTCTGTGCTGCTCGGTGTATCGGTGTTGGAGCTGTCACTGCGTATTCGAGCTGCCTGCctacagacacaaacaaacatatcaaacatataataaatcttctccaccacttcacACGCTGAAAAAGGTCCAGTCTAGTCCTCTATTTTCATTATTTGtgcactttatttataaaaatattaaataaaaaatagtgtatGTAGAAACCTACATACTTTTCATATACATTCCTGTAAATTATATGATTTAAAGTATTAGGAATCTTCTAAATAAGAGCAAAAAATATTGTCCAAGAATCTAGATTTGAATAGATTATATCTTATATATCGTTTATGCAATGTATTTTGTgtatccttgtttttattagGTAGGATTAGCGTATGAAAAGCTGAACTATGCTTTCAGagaaaaagtatttttctttataCTGACACATACTGGCTGCTGGAGGCACAGTAGGGTTCGAAGGTGTAATTGAGCTCAGGCTCCTCACTCATCTGCAGCTCTTTGACATGGGTGGCATATTGCTGTCCTGGATCGTACAGTTTACTGCTCTCACACAGAGTCTGGTAGTGCACGGGCAGCCCCACAGTCTGCATGTGCATGATCTGGTAGTAGGAAATAGTGGcctgggagaaaaaaacaagagaaattTTATCAGAAGGATTGCAGCAGTAAGCTGTCAGATTGGCTGTCTGATGAAAATTTGTATTATCTGTTAAATATACAAAAGCGAGAGAAAGcgatagagaaagagatagaaaatACTAGAGGAAGAGAGGGAAAGTGAAACACAGAATATTTGTCTGACTGTTGGAGTTATCTCctagtgctgttttttttatattttttaagtgcTCATTTTCTTCTCCACTTATTATAATTCCAGAATTCACCATATTATTCACCAAATtaagccacacacacaaatacaatataaatgattgagtgctcagacacactctgtGGTAAATGTACAAATCTGCTATATCATAactagtgttgtttttttaaaacattttgtatttttttttatattgaaagtGCTAATTATTAGGATCTTGTCcaggaacatcacacacacacacacacacacacacacacacacacacacacacacacacacacacacacaggtggacaCTTACAGAGCGGAGCGTTTGGTCACTCTGCCTGATGACCTCCTGGATCTGTCTCAGAACTGTAACCTTTGTGTGTTCcagctcctgctgctgctgtgtggcatctgcaacacacactctatacGTGGCCTCGGCTTCCTCGGCCTAATGTGTGGGAGATGGAGATACAGACAAGgtgttgttttaaacttctgcATTGAAACTACTGTATAAATTGACAATAATGACCCTGACCTTATTACGAGCCTCTTCCTCTAGTCGCTTTTTTTTGTCCACCGCTTTggttgtggaactactgcactCCTCCTCGGCTCTGCTAGCTGCCGTCTTGGCCTTCTCGTATTCCTCACAGCGAGTGATGTAGACCTGCTTAGCTCGCCGCAAATTAGCCTCCGACTCCAACTGCAGAAATGTGGATACAGTCAGTACAGTGAGACCTCacaacattcctccaggaccaaggtgctactcAACAACCTAACACAAGATGACCCAGaaataacagaacaaatagAGTGACCCACTTTGAAGTACTATCATATAAAGATTTATGAAATAATGACAGAGTCAGAGAATTTATTCAGGCACTAACCGCATTGCTGCTGCAGGTACACCCAACAACAGTTATCACAACAACAGTTCAcagtttgtgtatatttgtctCACTCCTGTGATGCTCCAAGACGctggagaaatgtttttttttctaatggatGCAGTCTACATAGATGAAGGataattataaaacaatttgaCTTAAATTGAGAAATGGCTCTGATCTTTTTTCTGACTTTTCTTAGATATCAGAACATGAGAGTGGATCAGGGACGATTCTGTAAATGTCCTCGAGTGGCCCAGCTAGTACTGTACTGAGTACTGAGTAAAGTGTCTAAATACTTAtggaaatatttgatatttcagtgttttatttaattaatttatagacatttttagaattaggaggtggagctggaggaagatgttgagatgttcattggggg is part of the Silurus meridionalis isolate SWU-2019-XX chromosome 9, ASM1480568v1, whole genome shotgun sequence genome and harbors:
- the arhgap45b gene encoding LOW QUALITY PROTEIN: rho GTPase-activating protein 45 (The sequence of the model RefSeq protein was modified relative to this genomic sequence to represent the inferred CDS: inserted 1 base in 1 codon), which produces MFSKKRRELIKSHSVSKKSRSGNTAAPLGSLALTILQEQPRKDGSDAGSSFLSVPASSSTAASFCPPAVEGQTCPGTPSSTHGKLVGCPSPGGTLKRPTALSRNASAAGSPLQSWVFSKGQGRAAISQSPQNESVEMPAAIEVEDIPALLRAVARFAEAVEKLKDVVLEDKQENHRPLAHECLGEVLRILRQIINMYPLLNTVETLTAAGKLISQVKGFHYEVSNETDKKDFEKAIETIAVAFSNNVSELLMGEVDSSTLLSVMPTEKSKSVENLFRISGVETSHDSSELAMRAEEVDILLQRSEGGVDSALTYAKTISKYIKDLIGYVEKRISFEVEFSKGLQRLYQTCKQTITQPHMPFFSIYSLALEQDLEQSSTIQQAANTLQCQTFIQPLMLRKQEHEKKRKELKEQWLKAKRKLLESEANLRRAKQVYITRCEEYEKAKTAASRAEEECSSSTTKAVDKKKRLEEEARNKAEEAEATYRVCVADATQQQQELEHTKVTVLRQIQEVIRQSDQTLRSATISYYQIMHMQTVGLPVHYQTLCESSKLYDPGQQYATHVKELQMSEEPELNYTFEPYCASSSQYVQAARIRSDSSNTDTPSSTEGTVTAGETADPATAQKDEQSKARGHMTHKSWGSTVSDTDIVLGGNDLGSPTNSAGDISKIARTSSTGTMSSNEDADEKDGAMVNFESSNINGIEPEIVVPTGPFKSVGLSKAAQTHRLRKLRSPAKCRQCDSYVYFQGAECEECFLACHKRCLETLAIQCGHKKLQGRLQLFGQEFSHLSCSSSDGIPFIIKKCTCEIERRALRMKGIYRVNGXKTRVEKLCQAFENGKELVELSQSSPHDISNVLKLYLRQLPEPIMPFRLYNSLMGLAKETLTLVGPEGAEPGKGPDLVDLGAETNPELLNLVHRLKELLSELPKVNMTMLRYIARHLRRIAELEEDNKMSPSNLGIVFGPSLMRPRPSGATVSLSSLVDYPYQARIVETLIVFYPTIFPSESNRPGGISMVCSSPLQQQSSVDGEDSGTNDDEADRTEEHEGAEADKINEGREGSIGTLGSLEHSLDSDSEPEEERGGTDEQLCSPNNNEDPEVTPPTAEVQNHSASDNQPPALPESEPPELESPDEPPTSSFAELTINQSNNEPQC